In Chloroflexota bacterium, the sequence GTTCTTCTTACCAGGTACATCCGGTTTCCTCTGTGTAATCTGATTCGAATTGATTTGAGGAGCATGGCGCAAACCAGCGGTGGATGGAAAAATATGCGCCAATGGGGGCTGATGCCTACTCCTGCATCTTGCCGGGGGTCATCAGTTCCCAGAACTCTATGTAGGTCTCTTCGATGTAAGGGCGATAGGCGGCGCCCGCTTCATAGGCGGCAGGCGGGATGTTGTTGCCATCGCGCGCCGGGGACTGGAATGCGTCGGTCTCCCACTCCAGGACGACGATGTTCTGCTCGCCGGGGCACGTGCGGTCGTTGTACGCGACCCGAAATTCCTCGCGGTGGCCCGCGTCGTGGTAAATCTGCACCTGGTTGTGCACCAAAGTCGCCACACGGCGTGCCTCGCCGGGCTTGGTCTTGTATGTTCGCCTGACTAGATACATTCGATTTCTCCTTGTTGTAATGTGGTCATCCAAATGTGGTCATTCTACTTTGATATGGACATGGTTTCTGCTCACTCCATCCTAGCCTTACCCTTGATGGGGGAATGGACAAAGTGACTTAATTTGCTTCAGTCGGACGGGCAGGGACGAGTTGCAGGAACTGCGCCTGCACAGCTTCTGCGCTGACGGTCGTTTGCAGTTCGCCGCTCTTGTCAATGCCGAAGTTGTCGGGTGTGTGCAGCGCGTCCGTTAGAGTTTCGACGATGGTCGCCATCTCTGAGTCGGACTTGTTCTTGGCGAGTGATGCTGCCTTTGCGTCGGGTCCGCTTGCCAGCAGCGCCGGTATCGCCTCGGCGAGCAGCTCGCGCTCAACGACGGCGCGCTGGATGTCCGCGAGCGCGTCCATATGGCGGCCAAGGTAGCAGCCGCCGAATGTCAGAACCTCGAATTTCTCGCCCGCAAGCTCGGTGTCATACTGACGGCGCGGCTCAAGATGGCGCTCCGCGAGGTACTGGCGGACATCTTCGTCTTCCGGGTGCGGTTCTTCCTGCTTGAAGAATATCAGCACCGTGTGCATATTCCAGTCTTTCGGCTCAATCCTGATAATCATGTCCGTATCATACACCTTTCCGCTTAATCCTGTCCCAAATCTTCATAAGTCGAGACGATTTCATAAATCCCTGATGTCGTCATTCCGAACGCAGTGAGGAATCTGAAATCGTTGCATGCAAACCTGTTTCCGACTTTGGATTTCTCGCTTCGCTCGAAATGACAGGTATAAATTGCATTTGGGAAATGGTCTTATAAGTCCCTTCCCTCAGCGGGAAGATTAGGAATGGAGGCAAGGAACCGCCAATCACCGACAGGACTGTATATGCCAGCCCGCATCAGAGATTTTCATCAAGCCACTTGTTCACCTCATCCGCCGCGCGCGGCTCAAAGCCCTTGGCGAGGAACGGAAACGGCAGTTCAAGCCGAAGCTCGCTGTCCGACACGGCGAGCGTGCCACGAAAGCTGACCAACCCGCCCGCTCTGAACGCGAACTCCAGCGTATCACCCTGCCAGCGGTGCGACGCATCCGACACCGAGTCACCGAACTGCGCGAGCATCTCCACGAGCTTTTCGTCCACCCAAACCTTCGCCTGCTGCTTGTTGCGATTGTGCTGTCTAGTGATTTGCATATTGCCTTTCGGTAGCATTAAGAATTGACGGAATGGGGCTTAAAGTCCCGCCGATGATGTTGTGTCCAAGAAAGGATGGCATGCTATCAGGACCTTGGATTGCGTCGATGATGGTGATGGACATATTGTAAGTTCCAATTGCCCGCCTGAATGCAATGGTAGCACAATGACGGTGCGTAAGGGCTAACATAGATGGACATGATGGGCAGGATGAGATAATCTCGCTTGCTTGCCCATGTCAAGTCGAGCATAGCGAGAATTCTGAAATTGCTGCGCGCCTATTTGATTGCGGCACATGGGATAGAATGTTTAGGGACATATCGACTGAATACAACCGCGTGAGGTGCACTTGATTATGACTGATGAGAAGAACATAGCCCCGTATGGCTCTTGGGGATCGCCCATTACCACGGAGCTGATTGTGGCGGATAGCATTGGCATTGGCGATGTTGCGCTGCATGGCGACGATATATATTGGACGGAACTGCGGCCCGCAGACAACGCGCGCAATGTCGTTGTGCGGCGCACTCCGGACGGCACGGTCAGCGATGTTACACCGACCGGATTTAGCGCGCGCACCCGCGTCCACGAATACGGCGGCGCCTCCTTCTGCGTCGCGGATTCGGACGGCGGCAACAGCGCCGTATATTTCAGCAATTTCGCGGACCAACGTCTGTACAGGCAGACCATTGCCGCAGACGGCGCTATCGGAGAGCCGCAGCCCGTTACGCCTGAGATTGATATGCGATACACCGACGGTGATGCGTGCGAACAGCACGGCATCATTGTCTGCGTGCGCGAAGACCACTCGTCTGCGTGGCGCGAGGCGGTCAACACCGTCGTCGCCATCGACTTGGCGCGCGGCGGCAGCCGCGTCCTCGTGTCCGGCGCGTCATTCTATTCGACACCGCGCGTCAGTCCGGACGGCTCCACGCTCGCGTGGTTGTCGTGGAATCACCCGAACATGCCTTGGGACGGCTGCGAGCTGTGGGTCGCCGCAATACAAGACGACGGAACTCTTGGCGAACATCGGCTAATCGCGGGCGGCGTGGACGAGTCTATCTTCCAGCCGTCTTGGTCGCCGGGCGGCGTGCTGCACTTTGTATCCGACCGCAACGGCTGGTGGAACATCTACCGCTGCGACGCTAATTTCGAAAACGCAGTGCCGATGTGCGAGGCGGACGCGATAGGCAAAGAGTTCGGCAGACCGGCGTGGGTGTTCGGGCTTAGCACATACGGCTTCGCGTCCGAAGAGCGCATTATCTGCACATACACGCAGGCGGGCGAATGGTACATCGGAGACATCGACACGGCAAACGGCACACTGACGACCGTGCCCACGCCATACAGCGATGTCGGAACGCTGCATGTGTCCGCAAAACAGGTCGCGTTCACCGCAGGCTCGCCTACGATGCCCATGACGATGATGCGCCACGACCTTACGGACAGCAGCACCGCGCGCCTTCGCAGCAGCAGCGATGCGACACCGGGCACGGGCTACTTGTCGGAAGCGCAGGCGATCGAGTTCCCAACGACTAATGGACTGACGGCGCATGCCTTCTACTACCCGCCGGCGAACGAAGACTACGCCGCGCCTGAAGACGAAAAGCCTCCGCTCATAGTCATAAGCCACGGCGGACCTACCAGCGCGGCGGATTCGTCGCTCGACCTCCGCAAGCAGTTCTGGACGAGTCGCGGATTCGCTGTGCTGGATGTGAACTACGGCGGCAGCACCGGCTTCGGCACGGAGTACAGGCGGCGACTGAACGATAGTTGGGGCATCGTCGATGTGGACGACTGCATCAACGGAGCGAACTATCTCGTGCAGCAAGGGCTTGCGGACGCCGAGCGGCTCATCGTGCGCGGTGGCAGCGCGGGCGGGTTCACCACGCTGCTCGCGCTCACCACGCGCGACACATTCAGCGCCGGCGCGAGCCACTACGGAGTCAGCGACATCGAAGCGCTGGTGCGCGACACCCACAAGTTCGAATCGCGCTATATGGACTCGCTGGTCGGGCGCTACCCGCAGCAGGTCGAACGATACCACGAACGCTCGCCCATCAACCACACCGACGGACTGTCCGCGCCGATGATTGTGCTGCAAGGGCTGGAAGACGAGATCGTGCCTCCCAACCAGGCGGAGATGATGGTGGACGCGCTGCGGGACAAGGGGCTGCCCGTCGCGTACCTGACATTCGAAGGCGAGCAGCACGGCTTCCGCCAAGCGAAGAACATCCGCCGCGCACTGGAAGCGGAACTGTACTTCTATTCGCGCGTCTTCAACTTCGAGCTAGCAGATGACATCGAACCCGTGCAAATCGACAACATGCCGTAGTTTGCGGCGTATCTAACAGGACGGATAGGGTGGGGGCGATGTACTCATGAGGTCGGAGGACGGCGGATGACGCAGGTGAAGAACAGCTTTGTCGCGCTGCTGCTGCTGCTAGTGTTCGTGGTGGTCATCTGGGGCGTGTTCTTGGTGAATTGGTGGTTGCTTGACGGCGAGCTGAACCGTCAAGGGATACGACCCATCGCGCTGCCGTACGAATTTGTGTCGGTGCTGCGCGAAATCGGCAATATTAGCTTCAGCCCATCGTATATCTGGCGTGTCATTCAGAGCATACTGATGTCGCCGTTGCTGCATGCCGGATTCGGGCATATTTGGTCGAACACGCTGGCGCTGCTGATATTGGGCGGCTTGGTGGCGCTACGCGGTGTCAAATCGCTTATCGGTGTGTCGATATTCGTGGTGCTGCTTGGCGGAACGTTGGTGTGGCTGTTCGGGCGTCCGGCGGTGCACATCGGCGCGAGTGGGCTTGTTTTCGGATACTTCGGTTATCTGGTCGCGCTCGGCTGGTTCAGGCGCAGCATCGTAACTGTCGGCGTCGCTGCGCTAGTGCTGTTCGTGTACGGCGTCAGCATATTCCTCGGCGCGCTCCCGCAAGGCGGCTTCATATCGTGGGAAGGGCACCTGTTCGGGCTGATAGCAGGCGTGCTAGCGGCAATGTTGAGCCGTAGAACTCCCGAATAAGCGCGGCGATTCAGCGCAAAAGGGCAAGCCATATATTCAGCGTATCGAGCGCCTCAAACAGCGTGCCGATGCGCGGATTGCCATCATCGGAGAGCGCGCTGTAAAAGTATTGACGTTCCGCAGAGCAAGACTACCAATGTGTTTCTGCGAATAGGGTGTATCAAGCGCGGCTTCGTATCGTGGTAGGGGCATCTGTTCGGGACGCGCCGGACTGCACTAGGCGTGAGGCTGAACGGCAACCGCTAACACCGACAGATCAACTTCGATGACTGCCCAAATGCCGTCAGCGTAGAATTCGTCCGACATGTGCGCTTCTATGGGCAGCATTTCAGGAATAGGCTGGCTGTCCATGAGCAAAGTCTCGATGTGTCCGAGAATGGCTTCCTGCGCCATCGCCATCGCCTCTTCCATCGTAACGCCTGCAGAAAAGCAACCCGG encodes:
- a CDS encoding S9 family peptidase; translated protein: MTDEKNIAPYGSWGSPITTELIVADSIGIGDVALHGDDIYWTELRPADNARNVVVRRTPDGTVSDVTPTGFSARTRVHEYGGASFCVADSDGGNSAVYFSNFADQRLYRQTIAADGAIGEPQPVTPEIDMRYTDGDACEQHGIIVCVREDHSSAWREAVNTVVAIDLARGGSRVLVSGASFYSTPRVSPDGSTLAWLSWNHPNMPWDGCELWVAAIQDDGTLGEHRLIAGGVDESIFQPSWSPGGVLHFVSDRNGWWNIYRCDANFENAVPMCEADAIGKEFGRPAWVFGLSTYGFASEERIICTYTQAGEWYIGDIDTANGTLTTVPTPYSDVGTLHVSAKQVAFTAGSPTMPMTMMRHDLTDSSTARLRSSSDATPGTGYLSEAQAIEFPTTNGLTAHAFYYPPANEDYAAPEDEKPPLIVISHGGPTSAADSSLDLRKQFWTSRGFAVLDVNYGGSTGFGTEYRRRLNDSWGIVDVDDCINGANYLVQQGLADAERLIVRGGSAGGFTTLLALTTRDTFSAGASHYGVSDIEALVRDTHKFESRYMDSLVGRYPQQVERYHERSPINHTDGLSAPMIVLQGLEDEIVPPNQAEMMVDALRDKGLPVAYLTFEGEQHGFRQAKNIRRALEAELYFYSRVFNFELADDIEPVQIDNMP
- a CDS encoding rhomboid family intramembrane serine protease gives rise to the protein MTQVKNSFVALLLLLVFVVVIWGVFLVNWWLLDGELNRQGIRPIALPYEFVSVLREIGNISFSPSYIWRVIQSILMSPLLHAGFGHIWSNTLALLILGGLVALRGVKSLIGVSIFVVLLGGTLVWLFGRPAVHIGASGLVFGYFGYLVALGWFRRSIVTVGVAALVLFVYGVSIFLGALPQGGFISWEGHLFGLIAGVLAAMLSRRTPE
- a CDS encoding HicB family protein, with amino-acid sequence MTLYPIVIHKDPDSDYGVTVPDLPGCFSAGVTMEEAMAMAQEAILGHIETLLMDSQPIPEMLPIEAHMSDEFYADGIWAVIEVDLSVLAVAVQPHA